A genomic window from Leishmania major strain Friedlin complete genome, chromosome 18 includes:
- a CDS encoding putative mevalonate-diphosphate decarboxylase, whose translation MSAPIRVTVEAPINIAFIKYWGKREGGETLILPTNDSFSITLSTKPFRSKTSVELRSDASEDELWLNGKKSNIQETPRIQSVLSCIRDNCPDNTKNLKAYIVSENNFPTAAGMASSASGYCALAAALVKAYGATVDVSMLSRLGSGSACRSVYGGFVIWHKGEKPDGTDCIATQFLDEKYWPEVQVMCAVLKGEKKDVSSTSGMQQSLKTSSMMRERIESIVPARMSAVKEAIQQRDFNQFAAIAMADSDDLQEICRTTKPPIQYATDDSYAMIRLIRAFNAKKGYNVMAYTFDAGANCFMFTLKQDLPEVVVMLRAHFPTSWDKLLFHDADLLEKCKAYQLPASFEGLIDYPKKSFEMLLQSPMGQGIVYLDDAESLIPPHA comes from the coding sequence ATGTCGGCGCCGATTCGCGTGACGGTCGAGGCACCCATCAACATTGCATTCATCAAGTACTGGGGAAAGCGTGAGGGAGGTGAGACGCTGATCTTACCCACCAATGACTCCTTTAGTATAACACTCTCCACAAAACCGTTCCGCTCCAAGACCTCGGTCGAACTCCGTAGCGACGCCAGCGAAGATGAACTGTGGCTGAATGGGAAGAAGAGCAACATTCAAGAGACACCGCGCATCCAGTCAGTTCTCTCGTGTATCCGCGATAACTGCCCAGACAACACGAAGAATCTGAAGGCGTACATCGTCTCCGAGAACAACTTCCCGACAGCGGCCGGCATGGCCTCCTCTGCCAGCGGCTACTGcgcgctcgccgcggcgctcgtgaAGGCATACGGAGCCACCGTGGACGTGTCGATGCTGTCGCGGCTGGGCTccggcagcgcgtgccgcagcgtcTACGGGGGCTTTGTCATTTGGCACAAGGGGGAGAAGCCCGATGGCACGGACTGCATCGCGACACAGTTTCTGGATGAGAAGTACTGGCCAGAGGTGCAGGTGATGTGCGCCGTTCTCAAGGGCGAGAAGAAGGATGTGTCGAGCACATCTGGCATGCAGCAGTCGCTCAAGACGTCCTCCATGATGCGAGAGCGCATTGAATCCATCGTGCCGGCACGCATGAGCGCCGTCAAGGAGGCCATTCAGCAGCGCGACTTCAACCAGTTTGCTGCGATCGCTATGGCTGACTCTGATGACCTGCAGGAGATTTGCCGCACAACCAAGCCCCCCATCCAGTACGCCACGGACGACAGCTACGCCATGATCCGCCTCATCCGCGCCTTCAACGCCAAGAAGGGCTACAATGTAATGGCCTACACCTTCGACGCCGGCGCGAATTGCTTCATGTTCACCCTCAAGCAGGATCtgccggaggtggtggtgatgctgCGTGCGCACTTTCCCACCTCCTGGGACAAGCTGCTTTTTCACGATGCAGACCTCTTGGAGAAGTGCAAGGCGTACCAGCTGCCCGCATCGTTCGAGGGTCTCATCGATTATCCGAAAAAGTCGTTTGAGATGCTTCTACAGTCTCCCATGGGTCAAGGCATCGTGTACCTCGACGACGCGGAGTCCCTTATTCCGCCGCACGCCTAG